A genomic segment from Nitrospira sp. MA-1 encodes:
- a CDS encoding DUF2309 domain-containing protein, whose translation MTGSTAQEVESFKEIERIEVRSLIHLASETISQFWPMQTFIHHNPLHGLEHLPIHRAIAEAGTFLGGRGYLPNQDYRDLYQQGRFLEEAITDAVAPLAGNHFVTIGTRNISHLEILRMLLIHGTGAVPHDVRNAVFLKACEDPRVRDLFLRLQPRGTHGDAHLSLRHQTDQAGKNLGTQETLAAWCDRMCDTSIQEEINQELIKWCAGFLDQGHAPWPMPMREKTFYGSWKALAQREGSGFLLGIPDWTSKLQHLPDRPEDAVLACLQSMGVPHDLWSNVFTLHLAQLPGWTGFLKWRADQVDHEWQTAFPIDLVQYLAVRLFYERELVQRVCQDRLRLPGTYTAILSSMEHFPFGFGLYRMFLAGRLDPEIFPTLDETLFSTTPLSLQTLDGVGREADSKWGSVQQDLTAKGDTLLLRHLAGSLGLPLSDLVECPLEVLDTLLDWTTNFPDSTHGPLWLQAFEMSYVKGFVRGLSPNLAIVHESDSKKDKPNFSRPPAQAMFCIDVRSEGFRRHLEEAGGNETFGFAGFFGLPICFQGFGSEQETDQCPVLLKPKHVVREIPRASQGKAAERFLERQTLAKTGHALLHDLKENVITPYVMVEAIGWFFGFRLFGQTIAPAWYRTFTAWLKEWFAIPIATTLTVDKLSREEAEEIVASEHRATIYRLLIERYGRLGLAVPHDQVDRLRRQALQLETDSTEEDSLDRLLGWNASGHEQFLGELRKDSGIHHRAVSRRMHRITQKGFTTNEQAYYVETALRIIGFTTGFARLVLICGHGSESENNPYESALDCGACGGNEGISNARAFAAMANKPLVRQLLAQKDIFIPPDTHFLPGQHNTTTDEVELYDLEDVPATHRKDLQRLQHDLEEAGRRNSQERLSRLPDESGTPSLPRSLSLAKRRSWDWSQVRPEWGLSRHSTFIIGRRLLTRGLNLEGRAFLHSYDYLQDPTGKYLEIIMTAPLIVGNWINMEHYFSTVDPEVYGAGSKVYHNVVGRIGVMSGSQSDLRIGLPLQTVYDGPKPYHEPMRLFGIIEAPLERISLIISRHQLLQNLIGNQWINLVALDPVTMEFFLYDSPEEWRIIL comes from the coding sequence ATGACAGGTTCCACGGCACAGGAAGTCGAGTCATTTAAAGAAATCGAGCGCATCGAGGTCAGGTCGCTGATTCATTTAGCGAGTGAAACGATTTCCCAGTTCTGGCCCATGCAGACCTTCATTCACCACAATCCGCTTCATGGCCTGGAACACTTACCCATCCACCGGGCGATTGCGGAGGCCGGAACGTTTTTGGGAGGACGGGGATATTTACCCAATCAGGATTACCGTGACCTCTATCAACAGGGCCGGTTTTTGGAGGAGGCGATTACTGATGCCGTCGCACCGCTTGCCGGCAACCATTTTGTCACGATCGGTACGCGGAACATTTCCCACCTCGAAATCTTGCGGATGCTCCTGATTCATGGGACCGGCGCCGTCCCCCATGATGTCCGGAATGCCGTGTTTCTCAAGGCGTGTGAAGACCCCCGTGTGAGGGATTTGTTTCTCCGGCTTCAGCCCCGTGGCACGCATGGGGACGCTCACCTTTCCTTACGCCATCAGACAGATCAGGCCGGAAAGAATCTGGGGACACAGGAGACGCTGGCCGCATGGTGCGATCGGATGTGTGACACGTCCATTCAGGAAGAGATCAATCAGGAGCTCATCAAGTGGTGTGCGGGGTTCCTGGATCAAGGGCACGCTCCCTGGCCGATGCCCATGCGGGAAAAGACGTTTTATGGGAGTTGGAAGGCTTTGGCTCAGCGGGAGGGCTCCGGGTTCCTGCTGGGCATCCCGGATTGGACAAGCAAACTGCAACACCTTCCTGACCGGCCGGAAGATGCCGTCCTGGCCTGCCTCCAGTCCATGGGTGTTCCTCACGATCTTTGGAGCAATGTGTTTACCCTGCACTTGGCCCAGCTTCCAGGGTGGACCGGGTTTTTGAAGTGGCGAGCCGACCAGGTTGACCATGAATGGCAGACAGCCTTTCCCATCGATCTGGTTCAATATCTGGCGGTTCGTCTCTTTTACGAGCGTGAGTTGGTGCAGCGGGTGTGTCAGGATCGACTCCGACTTCCGGGCACCTATACGGCCATCCTGTCCTCCATGGAGCATTTTCCTTTTGGCTTCGGTCTCTACCGGATGTTTCTTGCTGGAAGGCTGGATCCGGAGATATTTCCCACATTGGACGAGACTCTATTCTCCACAACCCCGCTTTCCTTGCAAACGCTTGATGGCGTAGGACGTGAAGCGGACTCCAAATGGGGATCGGTCCAACAGGATTTAACGGCCAAGGGAGACACGTTGCTTCTTCGTCACCTGGCCGGATCACTGGGACTTCCGCTGAGTGACCTGGTGGAATGTCCGCTTGAAGTCCTGGATACGCTGCTGGATTGGACCACCAATTTTCCCGACTCCACGCATGGGCCCCTCTGGCTCCAGGCTTTTGAGATGAGCTATGTGAAAGGCTTCGTCAGGGGCCTTTCTCCCAATTTAGCCATCGTGCATGAAAGTGATTCCAAAAAGGACAAACCCAATTTTTCCAGACCGCCGGCCCAGGCGATGTTTTGTATTGATGTGCGCTCTGAGGGGTTCCGCCGGCATCTTGAAGAAGCGGGGGGGAATGAAACGTTCGGATTCGCGGGATTTTTCGGCCTTCCCATCTGTTTTCAGGGTTTTGGGAGTGAACAGGAAACGGATCAATGTCCGGTCCTGCTGAAACCCAAACACGTGGTCAGGGAAATTCCCCGTGCCTCTCAGGGAAAAGCGGCTGAACGATTTCTCGAACGTCAGACTCTGGCCAAGACCGGACATGCCCTGCTTCATGATTTGAAAGAAAATGTGATTACCCCGTATGTGATGGTGGAGGCGATCGGCTGGTTTTTCGGGTTCAGACTCTTCGGCCAGACGATTGCTCCGGCCTGGTACCGGACGTTCACCGCCTGGTTGAAGGAATGGTTTGCGATTCCGATTGCCACCACCTTAACCGTGGACAAATTGTCCAGGGAGGAGGCTGAAGAAATTGTGGCGTCTGAACATCGGGCGACAATTTATCGTCTCTTAATCGAACGCTACGGTCGTCTGGGTTTGGCCGTTCCGCACGATCAAGTGGATCGACTTCGCAGGCAGGCCTTGCAGCTTGAAACGGATAGCACGGAGGAAGATTCTCTAGACCGGTTGTTAGGATGGAATGCCAGCGGCCATGAACAGTTTCTGGGAGAGTTGCGAAAGGACTCCGGCATTCATCACCGGGCAGTCAGCCGGCGCATGCACCGGATTACCCAGAAAGGGTTTACGACAAATGAACAGGCCTATTATGTGGAAACCGCTTTGCGGATTATCGGGTTTACCACAGGCTTTGCCAGGCTAGTATTGATCTGCGGCCATGGGAGTGAATCGGAGAACAATCCCTATGAGTCGGCTCTGGACTGCGGGGCTTGCGGCGGTAACGAGGGCATCTCGAACGCGCGGGCTTTTGCGGCCATGGCCAATAAGCCTCTTGTCCGGCAGCTTCTTGCCCAGAAAGATATTTTTATTCCGCCAGACACCCATTTTTTACCGGGACAACACAATACCACCACCGACGAAGTGGAGTTGTACGATTTGGAGGACGTTCCCGCCACTCACCGGAAAGACCTTCAGCGCCTCCAACACGATCTGGAGGAAGCGGGACGCCGAAACAGTCAGGAACGATTGAGCCGCCTACCGGACGAGAGCGGCACGCCGTCGTTGCCAAGAAGTCTCAGTCTGGCCAAACGACGAAGTTGGGATTGGTCCCAGGTGAGGCCTGAATGGGGCTTGTCGAGACACTCGACGTTCATCATCGGCCGGCGGTTATTGACGCGGGGCTTGAATCTGGAAGGACGAGCATTTTTGCATTCCTACGATTACCTCCAGGACCCCACGGGAAAATATCTAGAGATTATTATGACGGCCCCGTTGATTGTGGGTAATTGGATCAACATGGAACATTATTTTTCCACCGTGGATCCCGAGGTATACGGAGCCGGGAGTAAGGTGTACCATAATGTCGTCGGCCGGATCGGGGTGATGTCTGGTTCCCAGAGTGACTTGCGCATAGGACTGCCCTTGCAGACGGTGTATGATGGTCCCAAGCCTTACCACGAACCGATGCGGCTCTTTGGCATCATTGAAGCGCCTTTGGAACGCATATCCCTCATCATTTCGAGGCACCAACTTTTGCAGAATTTAATCGGAAATCAGTGGATCAATCTGGTGGCCCTCGACCCGGTCACCATGGAGTTCTTTCTGTATGATTCACCGGAGGAGTGGCGGATTATTCTTTAA
- the pdeM gene encoding ligase-associated DNA damage response endonuclease PdeM yields MNRSSQMKSTRTGHHQELVMNCAGETLILHSQRALFRPATRTLLVADIHLGKEAAFGRAGLAMPYGIHPSNLLRLSRLISWCRPEQLIVLGDLMHTAPGDTETWPDEFLGWVKTHLSLDIAVIAGNHDCVKSQGMFGSRVKWLNEPHVAAPFAYAHQPMSCEGLFTLAGHLHPTFVLASRGDRLRSPVFWFRSDSAVLPAFGTFTGGYNISRIPGDRIFFIGTEEIIEIPPR; encoded by the coding sequence GTGAACCGGTCATCGCAGATGAAATCCACGCGAACCGGTCATCATCAAGAACTGGTCATGAACTGCGCGGGGGAAACCCTCATTCTCCATAGTCAACGAGCCCTCTTTCGTCCCGCCACCCGGACATTACTGGTAGCTGATATCCATCTGGGGAAAGAAGCGGCCTTTGGACGGGCCGGTTTGGCCATGCCGTACGGTATTCACCCCTCCAATCTTCTGCGTCTTTCCCGGCTCATCTCCTGGTGTCGGCCGGAACAGCTCATCGTGCTCGGCGATTTGATGCACACAGCCCCCGGAGATACCGAGACGTGGCCGGATGAATTTTTAGGATGGGTGAAAACTCATTTGTCGTTGGACATCGCCGTGATCGCCGGCAACCATGATTGCGTGAAGAGTCAGGGGATGTTCGGTTCGCGGGTCAAGTGGCTGAATGAACCCCATGTCGCGGCCCCCTTTGCCTATGCCCATCAACCCATGTCTTGTGAGGGACTGTTTACGCTCGCCGGGCATCTCCATCCCACCTTTGTACTTGCCAGCCGTGGAGACCGGCTCCGGAGCCCGGTCTTCTGGTTTCGGTCCGACTCGGCGGTCCTCCCGGCATTCGGCACGTTCACCGGGGGATACAATATCTCACGCATCCCCGGCGACCGAATTTTTTTTATCGGTACCGAAGAGATCATTGAAATCCCACCACGCTGA
- a CDS encoding proton-conducting transporter membrane subunit, producing the protein MNTAIFIPLLPLLAAMLIGWQGKRLQSHVALIGIVATAGSSLFSFLTLYHVSTQGPIHLTFWSWGQEAAPSLTVGMLVDRLTAVMMVLISSVSTVIHLYSRRYLEGDPGYQRFFGLLGLMTFTILSLVASPNFLVLFLFWQLLSWVLYLLLAFNVSHALASEYARKTLLVHRIGDVSFLCGLLLIYQYFGTFEFAAVFQQAASDPPMIRLWAGSPLELSIVPVIALLIFVGAMAKSAQFPLHVWLPDTMDSPTPVSALMHAGIINAGGFLLNRLAPLYALSPTTLHLVFIVGAGTVLLGASMMLVQNDIKKTLGFSTMGQMGYMIMECGLGAFALAIFHLIAHGFFKATLFLASGSLIQAARHEPKFPPTSGHRPTRLPTGLTWMTGLSVTLLMPLFILLVAHGVLEVPLQDAHGAVIFLFFGWVTASQAIFSLYRLQAVASWKVAGAMIGTLFFIGFVYLWAGETFTHFLYPDPGVANGFFQAAAFPPQVFDGMILVATLVVLFGWLIMYTTSRGQKILNPHWVLSIRQTGWVLFINRCYVDGLFKKLGSALLRLAEKVAYRY; encoded by the coding sequence ATGAACACGGCTATTTTCATTCCCCTCCTTCCGCTGCTCGCCGCCATGCTGATCGGATGGCAGGGCAAACGACTGCAGTCCCATGTTGCCTTGATCGGGATCGTGGCCACGGCCGGGTCCAGCCTGTTCTCTTTTCTGACCCTCTACCACGTCAGTACGCAGGGTCCTATTCACCTCACCTTCTGGTCCTGGGGGCAGGAAGCCGCTCCTTCCCTGACCGTGGGGATGTTGGTCGATCGGCTGACAGCGGTGATGATGGTGCTCATCTCCAGTGTCAGCACAGTCATTCATCTGTATTCCCGCCGCTATCTAGAGGGTGATCCCGGGTACCAGCGGTTTTTCGGGTTACTCGGGTTAATGACGTTCACCATCCTCTCATTGGTGGCCAGCCCGAATTTCCTGGTGTTATTTCTGTTCTGGCAACTCTTGAGTTGGGTGTTGTATCTCCTCCTGGCCTTCAATGTTTCTCATGCCCTGGCTTCCGAGTATGCGCGAAAAACCTTATTGGTTCATCGAATTGGAGATGTCAGTTTTCTTTGTGGCCTCCTGCTCATCTATCAATATTTTGGTACGTTCGAATTTGCCGCCGTGTTTCAACAAGCGGCTTCTGATCCTCCCATGATTCGGTTGTGGGCCGGTTCCCCCCTTGAACTCAGCATTGTTCCGGTTATCGCCCTGCTGATTTTTGTGGGCGCGATGGCTAAATCCGCGCAATTTCCTCTCCACGTCTGGCTTCCGGATACGATGGATTCCCCGACGCCAGTCTCCGCACTCATGCATGCCGGGATCATCAACGCCGGAGGGTTCCTGCTGAACCGGTTGGCCCCATTGTACGCTCTCTCACCCACAACTCTTCATCTCGTTTTCATCGTGGGGGCCGGCACCGTCCTGCTCGGCGCCTCGATGATGTTGGTTCAGAATGACATCAAAAAAACGTTGGGGTTCTCCACGATGGGACAAATGGGCTATATGATTATGGAATGCGGCCTGGGAGCGTTTGCCCTGGCCATCTTCCATCTCATTGCCCATGGGTTTTTCAAGGCCACCCTGTTTCTGGCTTCGGGCAGTCTCATTCAAGCCGCGCGACATGAACCGAAATTTCCGCCGACCTCCGGTCACCGACCGACCAGGCTGCCGACCGGGCTGACCTGGATGACCGGGCTGAGCGTCACGCTGCTCATGCCGTTGTTCATTCTTCTGGTGGCCCATGGGGTGTTAGAGGTTCCGCTTCAGGATGCTCATGGGGCGGTGATTTTTCTCTTTTTCGGATGGGTAACGGCCTCCCAGGCCATTTTCAGTCTCTATCGCCTGCAGGCCGTGGCCTCCTGGAAGGTCGCCGGTGCGATGATCGGGACGTTGTTTTTTATCGGATTCGTGTATTTATGGGCGGGCGAAACATTCACGCATTTTCTGTATCCGGATCCGGGCGTCGCCAATGGATTTTTCCAGGCCGCCGCCTTCCCGCCACAGGTGTTCGATGGGATGATCCTGGTGGCGACCCTGGTGGTGCTGTTTGGCTGGCTGATTATGTATACCACGTCTCGTGGACAGAAAATTCTCAATCCTCATTGGGTGCTCTCGATACGGCAGACCGGTTGGGTTCTTTTCATCAACCGGTGTTATGTGGATGGCCTGTTTAAAAAACTGGGTTCTGCCCTGCTTCGGTTGGCGGAGAAAGTGGCATACCGGTATTAA
- a CDS encoding P-II family nitrogen regulator, whose amino-acid sequence MTIRLYPMKEIKIILEGEHIRFVTDVLDRIKASGYTVFSDVSGKGHSGYHKGHLMFNDTSSLQMVLTVVPEDKVEPILSALKPFLERHSGSLFVLDASVLRPDHFESTNS is encoded by the coding sequence ATGACCATCAGGCTATACCCCATGAAAGAGATAAAAATCATTCTTGAAGGAGAACATATCCGTTTTGTCACCGATGTGCTGGATCGAATCAAGGCCAGCGGGTATACCGTCTTTAGTGATGTTTCAGGCAAAGGGCACAGCGGATACCATAAGGGTCACCTCATGTTCAATGATACGAGCAGTTTGCAAATGGTCCTGACTGTGGTGCCTGAGGATAAGGTCGAGCCCATCCTCTCGGCGCTGAAGCCCTTCCTCGAGCGGCATTCGGGAAGTTTATTTGTGCTCGATGCCAGTGTCTTGAGACCCGATCATTTTGAATCCACCAATTCCTAA